A portion of the Bifidobacterium bifidum ATCC 29521 = JCM 1255 = DSM 20456 genome contains these proteins:
- a CDS encoding alpha-1,4-glucan--maltose-1-phosphate maltosyltransferase, which translates to MAEEKKGASALSSSSSRSATSHSDDKTEAKSATRRTSSGKQSTSRTTSPRKRTTAKTPRASRTTKAATAAAVANGEVPAQSIPVADPSQFGRIAVMDVTPNEESGRFPARVELGEPFKVTAQVFIEGRTKVGATAIVRNHRGKEMQRLPMTCTNPGLDRWEVMLTCGEHSDVKPWQPEFAAIKRQLGEWSVTVEGWEDTYKSWLHDAAIKVKVNDDVENALESGAQLLERWAKTADAKLSAAQRKMLVAAAATMKDTSLTPEDRLAAATSEPVAQLHLTNPLRDGVSPSQPQRFLVQRPESSFAAWYQFFPRSEGAYVDPETGKIVQGTLKTSVSGLERAKAEGFDIVYLPPIFPIGKTNRKGRNNALEAGPDDPGSPFGIGSELGGHDTVDPLLGNMDDFKALVAKAHELGLEIALDFALQCSPDHPWVKQHPDWFHHKPDGSIAFAENPPKKYQDIYPIDFNADMPGIEKEVERVLELWINAGVTIFRIDNPHTKPVRFWQDVIAAVTKKHPEILFLAEAFTRPGMMRALSYVGFTQSHCYFPWRNTKEELGKYLETTNGDDGYYQHNTFWPTTPDILTAYVRDNGIAGHAVRAVLAAMGSPSWGIYNGFELIENKQRPGFEEQIDNEKYEVKVRDWSAADKYGIAELLTNLNRVRREHPKVFSYHNLTVLESSDPNILAFARHTPAELTGTDKPETLIVVVNLDGHEAHQAMVHLELPDYGIDPKWGAHIHDELTGRDFAWSWDNFVSLAPWADVAHIFTVVHED; encoded by the coding sequence ATGGCAGAAGAAAAGAAAGGCGCGTCAGCGCTTAGCAGTAGTTCATCTCGATCAGCCACATCGCATTCGGACGACAAGACCGAAGCGAAATCCGCAACCCGTCGCACTTCGTCGGGCAAGCAGTCCACATCACGTACCACCTCGCCGCGCAAGCGCACGACGGCCAAGACGCCTCGCGCCTCCAGAACGACGAAAGCCGCCACTGCGGCCGCCGTCGCCAACGGTGAGGTCCCCGCGCAGTCCATTCCCGTCGCAGACCCGTCACAGTTCGGACGCATCGCCGTCATGGACGTGACGCCGAACGAGGAATCCGGCCGTTTCCCCGCCCGTGTCGAGCTGGGCGAACCGTTCAAGGTCACCGCGCAGGTCTTCATCGAAGGCCGCACCAAAGTCGGTGCCACCGCCATCGTGCGCAACCACCGCGGCAAGGAGATGCAGCGTCTGCCGATGACCTGCACCAACCCCGGCCTCGACCGCTGGGAGGTCATGCTCACCTGCGGCGAGCACAGCGACGTCAAGCCGTGGCAGCCCGAATTCGCCGCCATCAAGCGCCAGCTGGGCGAATGGAGCGTCACCGTCGAAGGATGGGAGGACACCTACAAGTCCTGGCTGCATGACGCGGCCATCAAAGTCAAGGTCAACGACGACGTCGAGAACGCCCTTGAATCCGGCGCGCAATTGCTGGAACGCTGGGCGAAGACCGCCGACGCCAAGCTGAGCGCCGCGCAGCGAAAGATGCTCGTCGCCGCTGCCGCCACCATGAAGGACACATCGCTTACACCCGAGGACCGTCTCGCCGCGGCGACCAGCGAACCGGTCGCCCAGCTGCATCTGACCAACCCGCTGCGCGACGGCGTCTCGCCCAGCCAGCCCCAGCGTTTCCTCGTGCAGCGTCCGGAATCCAGCTTCGCCGCATGGTACCAGTTCTTCCCGCGTTCCGAGGGCGCCTACGTCGACCCGGAGACCGGCAAGATCGTCCAGGGCACGCTCAAGACGTCGGTGTCCGGCCTGGAACGCGCCAAGGCCGAAGGCTTCGACATCGTGTACCTGCCGCCGATCTTCCCGATCGGCAAGACGAACCGCAAGGGACGCAACAACGCGCTGGAGGCCGGCCCCGACGATCCGGGCTCGCCGTTCGGCATCGGTTCCGAGCTGGGCGGGCATGACACCGTCGACCCGCTGCTCGGCAACATGGACGATTTCAAGGCGCTCGTCGCCAAGGCCCACGAGCTGGGTCTGGAAATCGCGCTCGACTTCGCGCTGCAGTGCTCGCCCGACCACCCGTGGGTCAAGCAGCACCCGGATTGGTTCCACCACAAGCCGGACGGCTCCATCGCCTTCGCGGAGAACCCGCCGAAGAAGTATCAGGACATCTACCCGATCGACTTCAACGCCGACATGCCCGGCATCGAGAAGGAAGTCGAGCGTGTTCTCGAACTGTGGATCAACGCCGGCGTGACGATCTTCCGCATCGACAACCCCCACACCAAGCCGGTGCGCTTCTGGCAGGACGTCATCGCGGCGGTCACCAAGAAGCACCCGGAGATCCTGTTCCTGGCCGAGGCGTTCACCCGCCCGGGCATGATGCGCGCGCTGAGCTACGTTGGATTCACGCAGTCGCACTGCTACTTCCCGTGGCGCAACACCAAGGAGGAGCTGGGCAAGTACCTGGAGACCACGAACGGCGACGACGGCTACTACCAGCACAACACGTTCTGGCCCACCACGCCGGACATCCTCACCGCCTACGTGCGCGACAACGGCATCGCCGGCCACGCTGTGCGCGCGGTGCTCGCCGCGATGGGCAGCCCGAGCTGGGGCATCTACAACGGCTTCGAGCTGATCGAGAACAAGCAGCGCCCCGGTTTCGAGGAGCAGATCGACAACGAGAAGTACGAGGTCAAGGTGCGCGACTGGTCGGCCGCCGACAAGTACGGCATCGCCGAGCTGCTGACCAACCTGAACCGCGTCCGCCGCGAGCATCCGAAGGTGTTCAGCTACCACAACCTGACGGTGCTGGAATCCTCCGACCCGAACATCCTCGCATTCGCCCGCCACACACCGGCCGAACTGACCGGCACCGACAAGCCGGAGACGCTGATCGTGGTGGTGAACCTGGACGGTCACGAGGCGCATCAGGCCATGGTGCATCTGGAGCTGCCCGACTATGGCATCGATCCGAAGTGGGGTGCGCACATACACGACGAGCTGACCGGCCGCGACTTCGCGTGGAGCTGGGACAACTTCGTCTCGTTGGCACCGTGGGCCGATGTGGCGCACATCTTCACCGTGGTGCATGAGGACTGA
- a CDS encoding inorganic diphosphatase, which produces MAETFNVLVEIPRGSKNKYEVDQETGRITLDRELFTAMGYPDDYGYIEGTLGEDGDPLDALVMVKNSVFPGCVIECRAVGLYHMEDEEGGDDKVLCVPADVRYDDIKDVNDVNEYHLKEIKHFFEQYKALEPNKEVLPGDYWTGADVAEKEIKEARERLANASK; this is translated from the coding sequence ATGGCAGAAACGTTCAACGTTCTCGTTGAAATCCCGCGTGGTTCCAAGAACAAGTACGAAGTCGACCAGGAGACCGGCCGCATCACCCTGGACCGTGAGCTGTTCACCGCCATGGGCTACCCGGACGACTACGGCTACATCGAAGGCACGCTCGGCGAGGACGGCGATCCGCTGGACGCGCTGGTGATGGTCAAGAACTCCGTGTTCCCGGGCTGCGTCATCGAGTGCCGCGCCGTCGGCCTGTACCACATGGAAGACGAAGAGGGCGGCGACGACAAGGTGCTGTGCGTGCCCGCCGACGTGCGCTACGACGACATCAAGGACGTCAACGACGTCAACGAGTACCACCTCAAGGAGATCAAGCACTTCTTCGAGCAGTACAAGGCCCTGGAACCCAACAAGGAAGTCCTCCCCGGCGACTACTGGACCGGCGCGGACGTTGCCGAGAAGGAAATCAAGGAGGCGCGCGAGCGTCTCGCGAACGCGTCGAAGTGA
- a CDS encoding manganese efflux pump MntP, translating into MIEILLISVSVAMDAFAVSIGKGLTVTRVRPVDVIKTALWFGGFQALFPLLGFFAANTFSKYVTAVDHWIIFALLAFIGGNMIREAFGEEEENSRETAQFDWRHMLPLAVACSIDAFAVGVSFAFMQVNIWFSVIVIGVVTGAFSAAGLYIGRVFGARWQKPAQIAGGAVLVLIGLKVLLEHLGFIAW; encoded by the coding sequence ATGATTGAGATACTGCTTATTTCCGTATCCGTCGCCATGGACGCTTTCGCCGTCTCGATCGGAAAGGGGTTGACCGTCACGCGCGTGCGGCCGGTCGACGTCATCAAGACCGCATTGTGGTTCGGCGGCTTCCAGGCATTGTTCCCGCTTCTGGGCTTTTTCGCGGCCAACACGTTCAGCAAATACGTCACCGCGGTTGATCATTGGATCATTTTCGCGCTGCTCGCGTTCATCGGCGGCAACATGATCCGCGAGGCGTTCGGCGAGGAAGAGGAGAACAGCCGGGAGACGGCCCAGTTCGACTGGCGCCATATGCTGCCGCTCGCGGTGGCGTGTAGCATCGATGCGTTCGCCGTCGGCGTGAGCTTCGCATTCATGCAGGTCAACATCTGGTTTTCGGTGATCGTCATCGGCGTGGTGACCGGCGCGTTCTCCGCTGCCGGCCTGTATATCGGCCGCGTGTTTGGCGCACGCTGGCAGAAGCCGGCGCAGATCGCCGGCGGTGCCGTGCTCGTGCTCATCGGTCTTAAGGTGCTGCTTGAGCACCTTGGCTTCATAGCATGGTAA
- a CDS encoding winged helix-turn-helix transcriptional regulator — protein MTDLTLMTFANDPATVLPSLALLSHRVRVLPMDAASLVKMPENTVLFLDARDDLATAKTLCRLIHASGLATPIVLILTEGGFTVVNSQWGIADVVVASASPAEVEGRLRLVSERGNAPITGASTTDDSERTEDGQIRSGDLVVDTNGYTASLHGRPIDLAYKEFELLKYLVQHPGRVFTRAQLLQEVWGYDYYGGTRTVDVHIRRLRAKLGGEYEHLIGTVRNVGYRFDPPEGEGDKSLAAPAASDDTDADAQ, from the coding sequence TTGACTGATTTGACGCTGATGACATTCGCGAACGACCCTGCCACCGTGCTTCCCTCACTTGCACTGCTGTCCCACCGCGTGCGCGTGCTGCCGATGGACGCCGCAAGCCTGGTGAAGATGCCGGAGAACACCGTGCTCTTCCTCGACGCCCGGGATGACCTCGCCACGGCGAAGACGCTGTGCCGGCTGATTCACGCTTCCGGCCTGGCCACGCCGATCGTGCTGATCCTCACCGAGGGCGGGTTCACCGTCGTCAACTCGCAGTGGGGCATCGCCGATGTGGTGGTGGCCTCCGCTTCACCCGCCGAGGTGGAGGGGCGCCTGCGACTGGTGTCGGAACGCGGCAATGCGCCGATCACGGGCGCCAGCACCACGGACGATTCGGAGCGCACCGAGGATGGCCAGATCCGTTCCGGCGATCTCGTGGTGGATACCAACGGCTACACGGCATCGCTGCACGGCAGGCCCATCGATCTGGCGTACAAGGAATTCGAACTGCTGAAGTATCTGGTGCAGCATCCCGGCCGTGTGTTCACGCGCGCGCAGCTCCTGCAGGAGGTGTGGGGATACGACTATTACGGCGGCACCCGTACCGTCGACGTGCACATCCGTCGCCTGCGCGCCAAGCTGGGCGGCGAATACGAACATCTGATCGGTACCGTGCGCAACGTCGGCTACCGTTTCGACCCGCCCGAGGGCGAGGGAGACAAGTCACTCGCGGCTCCGGCGGCTTCCGACGACACTGACGCCGACGCCCAGTAA
- the nth gene encoding endonuclease III — MPRESKRARIQRMHEEYALLVEAFPHPKCALDFTSPLQLLIATVLSAQTTDKRVNTVTPELFSRFPDAASLAAANPQDVEDIIHPLGFYRSKTKHLLGLAVVLRDRFGGEVPDTMDSLVTLPGVGRKTANVVLGNAFGVPGFPVDTHVIRVTGRLRWRGDWNSSSPDPVHIEREICSYFEPSQWTDLSHRLILHGRATCHARKPDCEVCPLHDTCPSSLI, encoded by the coding sequence ATGCCACGCGAATCCAAACGGGCACGCATCCAGCGGATGCACGAGGAGTACGCATTGCTCGTCGAGGCGTTCCCGCACCCGAAATGCGCCTTGGATTTCACTTCTCCCCTGCAATTGCTGATAGCCACCGTGCTCAGCGCCCAGACGACCGACAAGCGGGTGAACACCGTCACGCCCGAGCTGTTCTCGCGTTTCCCCGATGCCGCATCCCTGGCCGCAGCGAATCCGCAGGACGTCGAAGACATCATCCACCCGCTCGGCTTCTACCGTTCCAAGACCAAGCATCTGCTGGGATTGGCCGTAGTGCTGCGTGACCGTTTCGGTGGCGAGGTCCCCGATACGATGGACTCGCTGGTGACGTTGCCTGGCGTCGGCCGCAAGACGGCCAACGTGGTGCTGGGCAACGCGTTCGGCGTGCCCGGATTCCCCGTCGATACGCATGTGATCCGCGTGACGGGACGGCTGCGCTGGCGCGGCGACTGGAACTCGTCCAGTCCCGATCCGGTGCATATCGAGCGGGAGATCTGCTCGTATTTCGAGCCGTCGCAGTGGACCGACCTGTCGCACCGGCTGATTCTGCATGGACGCGCCACCTGTCACGCGCGCAAACCCGATTGCGAGGTGTGCCCACTTCATGACACCTGCCCGAGCTCACTGATATAG
- a CDS encoding ABC transporter substrate-binding protein: MQHSARHTSISSSAKSAIIFVIVAGVLGCAVWLGWSLLHRKYTLPTFSGLQSSVKVSVGITGAPESLDIRTTDDDSLDRVLLGNVYETLLKRDDNNKIQPSLASSWKVSEDGTTYRFNLRSGATFADGTTITSSDAVWSLQQIITKKYVGSDELSALSNVESDGNSTLVLRLREPDPRLLAKLTTRIGIVYNQRENIDYAKQASGSGPFTVSQWQSGKQLTLSRNDHYWGSKSKAKTVTVNFAADTTELAKALNNGQIDAAVALDQSAADAVKDDGIVKKQGVSNRKVVLAFSNNTQSILSDKRFRQAVRYLIDKNAMTEALGGGTVMTGPLSPLDDGYQKTDETFGHDIGKGNDLIKYFRFRVSRRPLTFVYPKEYGSQIGEQVKQTMYAEPAYSDVSVSMVDDATWSKTVTQDRQYDFTIYETDGEDDLDLLMDSNSYIGFVSTDSQNAWSKALKSFSSDDYAKNFQSFIGTLDDDSPVDWICTRKPISAYRSNITGVPVNMTYTQLPLADMTTTD, from the coding sequence ATGCAGCACAGCGCACGGCATACCTCCATCAGCAGTTCGGCGAAGTCCGCCATCATCTTTGTCATCGTCGCGGGGGTGCTCGGCTGCGCCGTCTGGCTGGGCTGGTCCCTGCTGCACCGCAAATACACGCTGCCCACCTTCAGCGGCCTGCAATCAAGCGTCAAAGTGAGCGTCGGCATCACCGGCGCCCCGGAATCATTGGATATCCGGACAACCGACGACGATTCGCTCGACCGCGTCCTTCTCGGCAACGTCTATGAGACGCTGCTGAAGCGCGATGACAACAACAAGATCCAGCCGTCGCTCGCCTCCTCGTGGAAGGTGTCCGAAGACGGCACCACCTACCGCTTCAACCTGCGCAGCGGCGCGACGTTCGCCGACGGCACCACGATCACCTCGTCCGACGCCGTATGGTCCCTGCAGCAGATCATCACCAAGAAGTATGTCGGCAGCGACGAACTGTCCGCGCTGTCCAACGTGGAGTCGGACGGCAACAGCACGCTGGTGCTGCGTCTTCGCGAACCCGACCCGCGGCTGCTCGCCAAGCTCACCACGCGCATCGGCATCGTCTACAACCAGCGTGAGAACATCGACTACGCAAAGCAGGCCAGCGGGTCCGGACCGTTCACCGTCTCCCAATGGCAATCCGGCAAGCAGCTGACGCTGAGCCGCAACGACCACTATTGGGGTAGCAAGTCCAAGGCCAAGACCGTCACCGTCAACTTCGCGGCCGACACCACGGAGCTGGCCAAGGCTCTGAACAACGGCCAGATCGACGCGGCCGTCGCGCTGGATCAGTCCGCCGCCGACGCGGTGAAAGATGATGGCATCGTCAAGAAGCAGGGCGTCAGCAACCGCAAGGTCGTGCTCGCCTTCAGCAACAACACGCAGTCCATCCTTTCCGACAAGCGGTTCCGGCAGGCAGTGCGCTACCTCATCGACAAGAACGCGATGACCGAGGCGCTGGGCGGCGGCACGGTCATGACCGGGCCGCTGTCACCGCTCGACGACGGATATCAGAAGACGGATGAGACGTTCGGCCACGACATCGGCAAGGGCAACGACCTGATCAAATACTTCCGTTTCCGCGTCTCCAGACGACCGCTGACCTTCGTCTATCCGAAGGAATACGGCTCCCAGATCGGCGAACAGGTCAAGCAGACGATGTACGCCGAACCCGCGTATTCGGACGTGTCCGTGTCGATGGTCGACGATGCCACATGGAGCAAGACCGTGACGCAGGACCGCCAATACGACTTCACGATCTACGAGACCGACGGCGAGGACGATCTGGACCTCCTGATGGACAGCAACTCGTACATCGGCTTCGTCAGCACCGACTCGCAGAACGCGTGGAGCAAGGCGCTGAAATCCTTCAGCAGCGACGACTACGCGAAGAACTTCCAGTCGTTCATCGGCACGCTCGACGACGATTCGCCGGTGGACTGGATCTGCACGCGCAAGCCAATCAGCGCGTACCGCAGCAACATCACCGGAGTGCCCGTCAACATGACCTACACGCAGCTGCCGCTCGCCGATATGACCACCACGGACTGA
- the valS gene encoding valine--tRNA ligase gives MTEEQDNSIIKAHLTPLPDKVGVDGLEDKWRGEWDEDGVYKFQGTRDRKAVYSIDTPPPTVSGHLHVGHVFSYTHTDVIARFKRMQGYDVFYPMGWDDNGLPTERRVQNYYGVRVDTSLKYDPDFKPPFEGTDGKKIDAKDQVPVSRKNFIELCEKLTAQDEKQFEALWRSLGLSIDWSQTYHTIGEHPQRVAQKAFLRNLARGEAYQQDAPGLWDVTFQTAVAQAELESREYPGFYHKVAFRFEDGTPIYIETTRPELLAACTSLIANPNDERYKQYFGQSVYSPLFKVKVPILAHPAAEMDKGAGIAMCCTFGDVTDVEWWRDLKLPTRPIIQRNGRIVMDTPDWITDPAGREMFAATAGKTTFSARKIIVDALREAGDLDGEPTPTKRMTNFYEKGDKPLEIVTSRQWYLKNGGTDAKLNAELIERGKELNFHPDFMRVRYENWVHGLNGDWLISRQRFFGVPFPLWYPVKASGEPDYDHPITPSEDRLPIDPTNDVPEGYDESQRDVPGGFTAEPDIMDTWATSSLTPQIVTRWEEPDEASKALFKATFPMDLRPQGQDIIRTWLFSTVDRAHLENKCLPWAHATLSGWILDPDHKKMSKSKGNVVVPNKPIEQFGADAVRYWAAAARLGLDATYDEGQMKIGRRLAIKLLNASKFALAIGREDENHHVGETADAVWNPADVTEPLDRAVMAKLALVIRQATDALNAYEHSKALEVIESFFWQFCDDYIELVKNRAYGTADAHGKVPSDAAVKSARTTLGLGLDAFARLLAPYLPFATEEVWSWMHTGEGSVHRAAWPKADIYAAAATGASPETLAWAGKAVEQLRKIKSEAKVSMKTPILSVTLAAVKDGIDAIKSALDDVAQAGRVIGKFDLAEKHAEEAAAEGEGDDTVVIDASELGEPPAKKAKK, from the coding sequence ATGACCGAAGAGCAGGATAACAGCATCATCAAGGCACACCTCACCCCGTTGCCCGACAAGGTCGGCGTCGACGGGCTCGAAGACAAGTGGCGCGGTGAATGGGACGAGGACGGAGTCTACAAGTTCCAGGGAACCCGCGACCGCAAGGCCGTCTATTCCATCGACACCCCGCCGCCCACCGTATCCGGCCATCTGCATGTCGGCCACGTGTTCAGCTACACGCACACCGACGTGATCGCGCGATTCAAGCGCATGCAAGGCTATGACGTGTTCTACCCGATGGGCTGGGACGACAATGGCCTGCCCACCGAGCGCCGCGTGCAGAACTACTACGGCGTGCGCGTGGACACGTCGCTCAAGTACGATCCTGATTTCAAGCCGCCGTTCGAGGGCACCGACGGCAAGAAGATCGACGCCAAGGATCAGGTGCCGGTCTCGCGCAAGAACTTCATCGAGCTGTGCGAGAAGCTCACCGCCCAGGACGAGAAGCAGTTCGAGGCGCTATGGCGTTCCCTCGGCCTGTCGATCGACTGGTCGCAGACCTACCACACCATCGGCGAGCACCCGCAGCGCGTGGCGCAGAAGGCGTTCCTGCGCAACCTCGCGCGCGGCGAGGCGTATCAGCAGGACGCGCCCGGCCTGTGGGACGTGACGTTCCAGACCGCCGTGGCCCAGGCCGAGCTGGAAAGCCGCGAATACCCCGGCTTCTACCACAAGGTCGCCTTCCGTTTCGAGGACGGCACGCCGATCTACATCGAGACCACCCGTCCCGAGCTGCTCGCGGCCTGCACCTCGCTGATCGCGAACCCGAACGACGAGCGTTACAAGCAGTATTTCGGCCAGTCCGTGTACTCCCCGCTGTTCAAGGTCAAGGTGCCGATTCTCGCGCACCCGGCCGCCGAGATGGACAAGGGCGCCGGCATCGCGATGTGCTGCACCTTCGGTGACGTGACCGATGTCGAGTGGTGGCGCGACCTGAAGCTGCCGACCCGCCCGATCATCCAGCGCAACGGCCGCATCGTCATGGACACCCCGGATTGGATCACCGACCCGGCCGGCCGTGAGATGTTCGCCGCGACCGCCGGCAAGACCACGTTCTCCGCCCGCAAGATCATCGTCGACGCGCTGCGCGAGGCCGGCGACCTGGACGGCGAGCCGACCCCGACCAAGCGTATGACGAACTTCTACGAGAAGGGCGACAAGCCGCTGGAGATCGTCACCTCCCGTCAGTGGTACCTGAAGAACGGTGGCACCGACGCCAAACTGAACGCCGAGCTGATCGAGCGCGGCAAGGAGCTCAACTTCCACCCCGATTTCATGCGCGTGCGCTACGAGAACTGGGTGCATGGCCTCAACGGCGACTGGCTGATCTCCCGCCAGCGCTTCTTCGGCGTGCCGTTCCCGCTGTGGTACCCGGTCAAGGCTTCCGGCGAGCCGGATTACGATCATCCGATCACTCCGAGCGAGGACCGTCTGCCGATCGACCCGACCAATGACGTGCCGGAAGGCTACGACGAGTCCCAGCGCGATGTGCCCGGCGGCTTCACCGCCGAGCCGGACATCATGGACACGTGGGCGACGTCCTCGCTCACCCCGCAGATCGTGACCCGCTGGGAGGAGCCGGACGAGGCTTCCAAGGCGCTGTTCAAGGCCACGTTCCCGATGGATCTGCGTCCGCAGGGTCAGGACATCATCCGCACCTGGCTGTTCTCGACCGTGGACCGCGCCCATCTGGAGAACAAGTGCCTGCCGTGGGCGCACGCCACGCTGTCGGGCTGGATCCTGGACCCCGACCACAAGAAGATGTCGAAGTCCAAGGGCAACGTCGTCGTGCCGAACAAGCCGATCGAGCAGTTCGGCGCCGACGCGGTGCGCTACTGGGCCGCCGCGGCCCGTCTCGGCCTCGACGCCACGTATGACGAAGGCCAGATGAAGATCGGCCGCCGTCTTGCGATCAAGCTGCTCAACGCCTCGAAGTTCGCGCTGGCCATCGGTCGCGAGGACGAGAACCATCATGTGGGCGAGACGGCCGACGCCGTCTGGAACCCGGCCGATGTGACCGAGCCGCTCGACCGCGCCGTGATGGCGAAGCTGGCGCTGGTGATCCGCCAGGCCACCGACGCGCTGAACGCCTACGAGCATTCCAAGGCGCTGGAAGTCATCGAGAGCTTCTTCTGGCAGTTCTGCGACGACTACATCGAACTGGTCAAGAACCGCGCGTACGGCACTGCCGACGCGCACGGCAAGGTGCCGAGCGACGCGGCCGTGAAGTCCGCGCGCACGACGCTGGGCCTAGGCCTGGACGCCTTCGCGCGCCTGCTGGCCCCGTACCTGCCGTTCGCCACCGAAGAGGTGTGGAGCTGGATGCACACCGGCGAGGGGTCCGTGCACCGCGCCGCCTGGCCGAAGGCCGACATCTATGCCGCAGCAGCCACCGGTGCCTCCCCGGAGACGCTGGCTTGGGCCGGCAAGGCCGTCGAGCAGCTGCGCAAGATCAAGTCCGAGGCCAAGGTCTCGATGAAGACCCCGATCCTGTCGGTGACGCTGGCCGCCGTCAAGGACGGCATCGACGCCATCAAGTCCGCTCTGGACGACGTGGCGCAGGCCGGCCGCGTGATCGGCAAGTTCGATCTCGCCGAAAAGCACGCCGAGGAGGCCGCGGCCGAAGGCGAGGGCGACGATACCGTCGTCATCGATGCCAGCGAGCTCGGTGAGCCGCCGGCGAAGAAGGCCAAGAAGTAA
- a CDS encoding chorismate mutase, with amino-acid sequence MSEPENSDWAKPSSREVGGGGSETVIDADTARHDPQTAVTVAKIKALRQSIDNVDTAIVSLLAERFKYTSQVGVLKARAGFAPADYKREDYQIERLHRIAIDAGLDPDIAEMYREFVVAEAKKRHQRIADAGGDPGVLDVFA; translated from the coding sequence ATGAGTGAACCCGAGAACAGCGATTGGGCGAAGCCGTCATCCCGCGAGGTGGGAGGCGGCGGATCCGAAACCGTCATCGACGCCGACACCGCACGGCATGATCCGCAGACCGCGGTCACCGTGGCCAAGATCAAGGCGCTCAGGCAGTCCATCGACAATGTGGACACGGCCATCGTCTCCTTGCTCGCGGAGCGGTTCAAGTACACGTCCCAGGTGGGTGTACTCAAGGCGCGGGCCGGATTCGCGCCGGCGGATTACAAGCGCGAGGACTACCAGATCGAACGGCTGCACCGCATCGCCATCGACGCCGGGCTCGATCCCGACATCGCGGAAATGTACCGGGAATTCGTGGTGGCCGAGGCCAAGAAGCGGCATCAGCGCATCGCCGACGCGGGAGGGGATCCCGGCGTGCTCGACGTGTTCGCCTGA
- a CDS encoding Lrp/AsnC family transcriptional regulator → MLDATDESILDALEEDGRATLAQLSRLSGLSVSAVQSRVQKLEKRGIIKGYRAVLDFELRGLPISAFVSVTPLDYSQEADIPGKLHELEGVVSCYSIAGAPSFMLVVRVSSPSKLEELLNRIHRTVPVSTESTVILQTYF, encoded by the coding sequence ATGCTCGACGCCACGGACGAGTCCATCCTCGATGCGTTGGAGGAGGACGGGCGGGCCACGCTGGCTCAGCTGTCCCGGCTGTCCGGCCTGTCGGTGTCCGCGGTGCAGTCCCGCGTGCAGAAGCTGGAGAAGCGAGGAATCATCAAGGGGTATCGCGCGGTGCTCGACTTTGAGCTGCGCGGTCTGCCGATCAGCGCGTTCGTGTCCGTCACGCCGCTGGACTACTCGCAGGAGGCCGATATCCCCGGCAAGCTGCATGAGCTGGAAGGCGTGGTGTCCTGCTACTCCATAGCCGGCGCGCCCAGCTTCATGCTGGTGGTTCGCGTGTCGTCACCCAGCAAACTGGAGGAGCTGCTGAACCGCATCCATCGGACGGTGCCGGTCAGCACCGAAAGCACGGTGATCCTGCAGACGTATTTCTGA